In a genomic window of Desulfobulbaceae bacterium:
- a CDS encoding DUF4145 domain-containing protein, with product MTHPVKTDDIKIIRAHCNRCGHKTKHDVVFERRQEDSEIVDPYNGYEISWFTTYTMLECRGCEDVCLKQISWNSEEEGNEEVYYPPRVARRHPTWFNELHPDYQALLAEIYAALYTDSKRLAMMGLRTVIDIFMARKLEDSLGFTEGIKELVEQNYLTSRSKEIIEAAVEAGNASAHRMHNPSSDQLNAVIDIVENLIQFDLLSASAETLRKTTPPRPSRKKKKKE from the coding sequence ATGACACATCCCGTCAAGACTGACGATATCAAAATTATTCGTGCCCATTGCAACCGGTGTGGTCATAAGACCAAACACGACGTTGTCTTTGAGCGACGGCAGGAAGATTCCGAAATAGTTGATCCCTACAATGGTTACGAAATTTCGTGGTTTACAACCTACACGATGTTGGAGTGCCGTGGCTGTGAAGATGTCTGTCTGAAGCAAATCAGTTGGAATTCAGAGGAAGAAGGAAATGAGGAAGTCTATTACCCTCCTCGGGTTGCGAGAAGACATCCAACATGGTTCAACGAATTACACCCCGACTATCAAGCCTTGCTCGCCGAGATATACGCAGCTCTTTACACCGACAGTAAAAGGTTGGCCATGATGGGGCTGAGGACGGTAATAGATATCTTTATGGCCCGTAAGCTCGAAGATTCACTGGGTTTTACTGAAGGTATCAAAGAGTTGGTCGAGCAAAATTACCTCACATCGCGGAGTAAAGAAATCATCGAAGCTGCTGTTGAGGCAGGAAATGCATCGGCTCATAGGATGCACAATCCTTCAAGTGATCAATTAAATGCTGTAATCGACATCGTTGAGAACCTCATTCAATTTGATTTGCTTTCCGCATCTGCTGAAACCTTGAGAAAAACGACACCGCCACGTCCCTCACGCAAGAAGAAAAAAAAGGAGTAA
- a CDS encoding DUF1156 domain-containing protein, with protein sequence MPIKTPKKLIEVALPLDAINAACAREKSIRRGHPSTLHLWWARRPLAAARAVIFAQMVNDPSWKWELENPGAIPPGNLKASWAASRKRLFKIIEEMVLWENSNNEIVLDKARAEIRRSWREVCELNIDHPQAGELFDPETLPGLHDPFAGGGAIPLEAQRLGLAAYASDLNPVAVLINKAMIEIPPKFSGRPPIGPLLPGEGRQTSMAGKDWSGAKGLAEDVRRYGHWLLKEAEKRIGHLYPTIEVTASMASEREDLRPLVGKQLTVIAWLWARTVKSPNPVFSHVEVPLASSFVLSIKEGKEAYVKPVIAGDSYRFTVQVEPPPEAAKAGTKLSRGANFRCLLSNAAIEPQYIKAEGVAGRMGQRLMAIVAEGQRSRVYLSPTAEQEAIAHQAQPQWRPDTPLPDDPRNFWTLNYGLNKFGDLFTPRQLLALTTLSDLVVEVREKVKTDAMCALLDQAQSSPDAPLDQGGTGPTAYADAVAVYLAFAASKTSNRASTLCTYKIGVECPGDTFGRQAIPMSWDYAEANTLGGPSGSFQSMVDNTVAGLLSNNTSLGAIGCALQLDAASPPISAQVINKVISTDPPYYDNISYADLSDFFYVWLRRALKLVFPSLFSTMAVPKAEELVASPYRHGGKDQAEVFFLNGMTRAIHTLAHSAHPAFPVTIYYAFKAAETKEVGTASTGWETFLEAVLHAGFALTGTWPMRTERENRKINQGTNALASSIVLVCRQRLADAATISRRQFQRELNAILPEALDEMTRGAEGDHSPVAPVDLSQAIIGPGMAVFSKYAAVLEADGSTMGVKTALQLINRFLAEDDFDADSQFCLHWFEQHGWSEGNFGEADVLARSKSTSVSGLNESGVLFSGGGKVQLRKWTDYPTDWDPTTDIRLPIWEALHQLIRALKQSGEAAAGALLGVLTGKTEAIRQLAYRLYTLCERQGWAEDARAYNELITSWSGIEAAAAMPETITPQLNLFD encoded by the coding sequence TTGCCAATCAAGACCCCCAAGAAGCTTATAGAAGTCGCTTTACCGCTCGATGCCATCAATGCTGCTTGTGCCCGAGAAAAGTCTATCCGCCGTGGACATCCTTCGACGCTTCATCTGTGGTGGGCCAGACGACCATTAGCGGCTGCGCGGGCGGTGATCTTTGCTCAAATGGTTAACGACCCGTCGTGGAAGTGGGAACTTGAAAATCCAGGTGCTATCCCACCGGGTAACCTCAAGGCCTCATGGGCGGCAAGCAGGAAGCGGTTGTTTAAGATTATTGAGGAAATGGTGCTTTGGGAGAACAGCAACAACGAGATTGTCCTCGATAAGGCTCGGGCCGAGATCCGCCGCTCTTGGCGGGAGGTCTGTGAGTTGAACATAGACCATCCCCAGGCGGGAGAGTTGTTTGATCCCGAAACCTTGCCCGGCCTGCACGATCCCTTTGCTGGAGGTGGGGCTATTCCTTTAGAGGCCCAGCGTCTTGGGCTTGCGGCCTATGCCTCGGATTTAAACCCGGTGGCTGTGTTGATCAACAAGGCGATGATTGAGATCCCCCCCAAGTTCTCGGGTCGGCCGCCTATAGGGCCTTTACTGCCGGGTGAGGGTAGGCAGACCTCCATGGCCGGCAAGGACTGGTCTGGGGCTAAAGGCCTGGCCGAGGATGTTCGGCGTTATGGACACTGGTTACTGAAAGAGGCGGAAAAGAGGATCGGCCACCTCTATCCCACAATCGAGGTCACAGCCAGCATGGCCAGCGAACGGGAGGACTTGCGGCCACTGGTCGGCAAGCAACTGACCGTCATTGCCTGGCTTTGGGCGAGGACGGTGAAGAGTCCCAACCCGGTCTTTTCCCATGTTGAAGTGCCACTGGCATCCTCCTTTGTCCTCTCCATCAAGGAGGGCAAAGAGGCCTATGTTAAGCCTGTCATCGCTGGAGACAGTTATCGCTTTACAGTGCAGGTGGAACCACCACCAGAGGCGGCGAAGGCTGGCACAAAGCTGTCAAGGGGCGCAAATTTCCGCTGCCTGCTATCGAATGCCGCTATTGAGCCACAATATATCAAGGCAGAAGGTGTGGCCGGGCGGATGGGGCAAAGGCTAATGGCAATTGTGGCTGAGGGTCAGCGAAGCCGCGTCTATCTCTCGCCAACAGCAGAGCAAGAGGCTATCGCCCACCAGGCACAACCACAATGGCGCCCGGATACGCCATTACCTGATGATCCACGTAACTTCTGGACATTGAATTACGGCCTCAATAAATTTGGTGACCTATTCACCCCTCGCCAATTGCTAGCTCTGACCACCCTTTCCGATTTAGTCGTCGAGGTCAGAGAAAAAGTTAAGACTGATGCCATGTGTGCTTTATTAGATCAGGCCCAGTCATCCCCTGATGCTCCTCTTGATCAAGGCGGAACCGGACCCACCGCTTATGCCGATGCGGTGGCCGTTTATTTGGCCTTCGCTGCAAGCAAGACAAGTAACCGGGCCAGCACGTTGTGCACCTACAAGATTGGTGTCGAATGTCCAGGGGACACTTTTGGCCGACAGGCCATCCCAATGTCTTGGGATTATGCTGAAGCCAACACATTGGGAGGCCCAAGCGGGTCATTTCAAAGCATGGTAGACAATACAGTCGCAGGACTCTTATCAAATAATACATCTCTTGGAGCCATTGGTTGTGCTTTACAACTTGATGCCGCTTCCCCGCCAATCAGCGCCCAAGTAATTAACAAGGTTATTTCGACCGATCCGCCTTATTACGACAATATCAGTTATGCTGACCTTTCTGACTTTTTCTATGTTTGGCTACGCCGTGCCCTGAAACTGGTATTTCCAAGTTTGTTCTCCACAATGGCCGTGCCCAAGGCCGAGGAACTGGTAGCTTCACCCTACCGCCATGGTGGCAAAGATCAGGCTGAGGTCTTTTTTTTGAACGGTATGACCCGAGCCATCCACACTCTAGCACACTCTGCCCATCCAGCCTTTCCGGTCACCATTTACTACGCCTTCAAAGCGGCTGAAACTAAGGAGGTCGGCACGGCCTCTACCGGCTGGGAGACCTTTCTCGAAGCTGTGTTGCATGCCGGCTTCGCCCTCACCGGTACCTGGCCGATGCGCACCGAGCGTGAAAATCGAAAGATTAACCAAGGCACCAACGCCTTGGCCTCCTCAATCGTCCTCGTCTGTCGTCAGCGATTAGCCGACGCCGCCACCATCTCTCGCCGCCAATTCCAGCGCGAGTTGAACGCCATCCTGCCCGAAGCCTTGGACGAGATGACTAGAGGCGCGGAGGGTGACCACTCACCGGTGGCCCCGGTGGATCTCTCCCAGGCTATCATTGGTCCCGGAATGGCGGTCTTCTCCAAATATGCTGCTGTGCTGGAGGCAGACGGTTCGACCATGGGCGTCAAAACAGCGCTCCAGCTCATCAACCGTTTCCTGGCTGAGGACGATTTCGATGCCGACTCCCAATTTTGCCTGCACTGGTTCGAGCAGCACGGTTGGAGTGAAGGTAATTTTGGTGAGGCCGATGTCCTGGCCCGCTCCAAGTCGACCAGTGTCAGCGGACTGAATGAGTCCGGTGTACTTTTCAGCGGCGGAGGCAAGGTCCAGCTACGCAAATGGACCGACTATCCCACCGACTGGGATCCCACCACCGACATCCGTCTGCCAATCTGGGAGGCCCTGCACCAGTTAATCCGCGCGCTGAAACAAAGCG